CGGTCGTGAGCGGCCGCTGCTGACCTGCAGCATCGGCCAACGGCACTGCGCCAAGCAACAGTGCGGCGAGGATCGCATGCAACATCTGCAGCCTCCTGTCAGAAACCTTCCTACAGGCTATGCCCAATGGCGCATTTTTGCCTGTCCGCCCGCCCGACTGGCGCGCTAGACTCAAGAACATAACCGTCATTGCCCTGATTAGAAAAAAGGTAACACCATGAGTTCCACCTCCGACGCCACCGCCCGCCTCGACCGTATCCTCGCCGACGCCAAGCGCGACAAGGAAATGGGCTACCGCGACAAGGCGCTGAAAATGTACCCCCACGTCTGTGGCCGCTGCACCCGTGAGTTCTCCGGCAAGCGCCTGTCGGAACTGACCGTGCACCACCGTGACCACAACCACGACAACAACCCACAGGATGGCTCCAACTGGGAGCTGCTGTGCTTGTACTGCCACGACAACGAGCACGCCCGCTACACCGACCAGCAATATTTCAGCGAAGGCTCGCTGAGCACGCCGAAGGTTGCCGTGGCCACCCACAACCCGTTCGCCGGCCTGGCCGCGCTGATGAAGAAGGACTGACCGTCGATTGCCGCCCCCGGCGTGTCGGCAAGCCCGTATAATCGCGCTTTTTTTGCGAAGGGCCCCGACACGTGGCGAACAAACGGTACAGCTGCATCGGCCTGTTCAACCCCAAATCGGCCGAGAACGTCGGCTCGGTGATGCGCGCGGCAGGCTGTTATGGCGTCAACTCGGTGTTCTACACCGGCAAGCGCTATGAGCGCGCCCGCGATTTCGTCACCGACACCAAGCGGGTGCACTACGACATCCCGCTGATCGGCATCGACGACCTGCAACGCATCATCCCGTTGGGCTGCACGCCGGTGGCGGTGGAGCTGGTGGACGGTGCGCGGCCGTTGCCCGAGTACACCCACCCGGACCGGGCGATCTATATCTTCGGGCCTGAGGATGGCTCGTTGAGCGAGGACGTGCGTGGTTGGTGCGAAGAGACCATCTACATCCCGACCCAGGGTTGCATGAACCTTGCGGCGACGGTCAACGTGGTGCTGTATGACCGCATGGCCAAGGGCCTCAATACCCGCTCGGGGCCGAAGTTCAAGTAGGCCGGTCAGGCCCTTTCGCCGGCAAGGCCGGCTCCTACAGCTGTGTCCTCCTGCACCCGCTGGAACTGCCCGGTTGCCGATGCCGATTAAGAGGCTAACGCCAAACCCAGCGAGCGACAGCTGCGTCAGTGCAGGCGCCGCGCGTAACTTCGCGACTTCAGGAGGCCGGAGCGGCAAGCATTGATCGCGCGCTTAGAAGCAAAATCAAAAGCAGAGCAACAGCAACTTATATGTTCATGAGACTCGGAGTTGGCCGGGGTGCCGCCCAGGCAATAAAAGTGAACGCTCGTATGCCCGCCAGCGTCTGCTGAACATCACCGACCTGAGGAGGCCCCGGCAATGCACGATTTCCACGCCACAACGGATGCACCGCACCCCAATGTCCATGGCCTGGAGCGCATCAGTTCTCTGGCTGGGGGCGCGTTGATGATCACCAAGGGCCTACGCCATGGCGGCCTGCTGGGCATGCTGCAGGTCGCCGTGGGTGGCCTGGCCCTGGCCAGGGGCCTGAGCGGGCATTGCTCGACCAAGGCCTGGTGGCAACGCCATCGCGCCGAGTACCTGCGCCTGCACCGCGACATCGAACGCGGGGCAGCGCAGCTCAAGGCCCTGCAGGCCAGCGCCGAAGCGGCGACCGGTACCGCGACAGTGACTGGCGGATGAATGCATCCCAGGCACAAGGGCGCCACCGTGTGGGCGCGGGCTTGCCCCGTGAACAAAGACCCGCGCCTAGCGCAACACCTTGCCCTGCAACACCTCGGACTGGCGCCCAAGCACGTTCTCGCTGATCTGCACGAACTCCGCGGTGCTGACGCTGGACAGGCGCATCAACGCCCGCGCGACATCGTCCAGCGAGCGCTTGTCGTGGTTGTGCAGGCGGATCTCACGGTCCAGCGCCTGCAGTAGCAACACGCCACGGGCCACCTGCGCGGGGCTGGCCTTGGCGCCCTTGAGGTGGTTCACCTTGTCGCCCAGCTTGTGCAAACGCGCTTGCGACGCCTCATAGCGGTCATCGCTCATGCCCCCGGCACGGCGCAGCAACTCGGTGGCGTAATAGTCGGCCAGGCTCTCGCCGAGCCAGTCGCTGCCGTCGCGGTCGTTGATCTGGGCGAACAACTGCACCAGCTCGCGCAGCAGCGGGCTGCTGCCGTTCTCGCTGACCAGCGGCCGGCCACTGTGCAGGTACAGCGAGTTGTTGCCCGGCAGCACGCCACGCCACATCTCGTCTCGGGCACCGACCAGCAGCAGCTTGGACGGATTGCGCGGGAATACCGCCTGCACCTGCGGCCAGACGAAAGTCAGCAAGGTCAGCGTGTCCATGCGCCGCATGCCCTGCCCTTGCGGCGCGGCGACGGTCACCTCGGTATCGCCCAGGCGCGCGCGGCGGCTGCCGAGGTTGCCGGCCAGCATCCAGCCGGTGGGGCGGTCGAACAGACGCGAGACATCATCGATGCGAAACTTTTGCCGGCCAATGCGCGGCCAGGCAGTCTCGACGCTCTTCCAGCCCGCCGGCAGGTCGAAGGCCAGGCGCGACACCAGCTCGGTGCCGTCCTGCTGGTCAAGGCGCGCCGGCGGTACCAGCTGGTCGCCACGAAACAGTGCCCAGTGCGCGGTGATCCGCGCCTCGTGGGCACCGCCTTTGGGTTGCTGGTCGAGCAGTACCCGGTAGCTGAGGCTGGTCTTGCCCGGTGCCGGACGCCAGACGCCGCGCCCGTTGTGCACCTGCCACTGGCCATCGGCGAGGAAGTCGCTGTAGGCATTGGTCTTGCCCAGGTCGAAGTCCAGGCTGCGCACCGCGCTGCCCTCGGCCAGGGTCAGGCGCACCTCGGCCTGGCCGCTCTGCGGCAGCAGGCGCACCTGGTAATCGAGGTCGACCTTCTTCGCCAGCGCCTGCGTACTGAGCAGCAGGCCAAGCACCATCAACAGCGGGCGACGCATAGCGAAACTCCTTGTAGCCGCGAGGCTCAACCCGCGCGAAAGATCAGGTGGTCTTCCCAGTCGTCTTCATCCACGTCCTTTTCACTGAGCATCCGCCCTGACCGGGAAATGCGCTGCTCATGGACCTGCTGGCGATCCCCGCACACCAGGTGATGCCAGGCCGGCAGGTCCTGGCCTTCGCTGACCAGGCGGTAACCGCAGGTGGGCGGCAACCACTTGAACTGGTCGGCCTTGCCTGGGGTCAGCTGGATGCAGTCGGGCACCTGCTGGAAGCGGTTGGGGTAGTCGCTGCACGCGCAGGTGCCGAGGTCGAGCAGCTTGCAGGCGATGCTGGTGTAATAGACGCTGTTGTCCTCTTCGTCCTCGAGCTTCTGCAAGCAGCACAGGCCACAGCCGTCACACAGCGACTCCCACTCCGGGGCGTCGAGCTGCTCGAGGGTCTTGCGCCGCCAGAAGGGCGCGGTATCGGCGATCATCACACGGTTTCCTGCAGTCAACTTCAATCCGCGGCGCGCGGCGGCGCCAGTCTAGAGGCAGTCCGGCGGCAACGCCAGACCGCTTGTCAGTGCTCGTCGGACACAGTAGCGTGCGGTCTTTGACCCCGCCCTTGCAGGAGCAACCATGAGCGCCACCCCCCGCATCGCCGACTATGCCATCAACGAGCAGTTCATCAACCGCTGGTCGCCCCGCGCCTTCAGCGACGAACCGATCAGCCAGCAGACCCTGCTGAGCTTCCTCGAGGCCGCGCGCTGGGCGCCTTCGGCCTACAACTCGCAGCCGTGGCGCTTCCTCTACGCGCGCCGCGACACGCCAAGCTGGACGCGCTACCTGGATATCCTCAACGAATTCAACCGCAGCTGGGCGCAGCACGCCTCGGCGCTGGTGCTGATCCTCTCCAAGACCACCTTCGCCGCGCCCGGCTCCGATGAAGAAAAACCTGCCCTGTGGCACACCTTCGACACCGGTTCCGCCTGGGGTCACCTGGCGCTGCAAGCCAGCATCAGCGGCTGGCACACCCACGGCATGGCCGGCTTCGACCAGGACCTGGCCCGCCGCGAGCTGAAGATCCCCGAGGGCTACGCGCTGCATGCCATGGTGGCGATCGGCAAGCTGGGCGACAAGGCGACCCTGGCCGAAGCGCTGCAGGCCCGCGAGATGCCAAGCCCGCGCCGGCCGCTGAGCGAGCTGGCGGCCGAAGGCGACTTCAGCTTGTAACGCGACCTTTGCAGGAGCCAGCGCGCAACTGGCGAACAGCGGCAACGCGGTGTCATGCACCGCGTTGCCTGGTTCGCCAGCAAGGCTGGCTCCTACAACCTGTGGCTTGCCTCAATAACCGCGGGCGAAATCCACTTCGCCACGCAACCCCTGCCCTGCCGCGTACGCCTGCGCATTCTCGACGAACAACCGCGCCATCGCCACCGGCGAGGTCGGCGCCGAGCTGTGGCCGGTCAGCAGCAGCCCCCAGGCGGTCCAGAACGGATGGCGCTGCGGCAGCGGCTCCTGGCGGCAGACATCGATCACCGCCCCGGCCAGATGCCCCTGCTTGAGCGCCTCGACCAGGTCG
The window above is part of the Pseudomonas muyukensis genome. Proteins encoded here:
- a CDS encoding RNA methyltransferase: MANKRYSCIGLFNPKSAENVGSVMRAAGCYGVNSVFYTGKRYERARDFVTDTKRVHYDIPLIGIDDLQRIIPLGCTPVAVELVDGARPLPEYTHPDRAIYIFGPEDGSLSEDVRGWCEETIYIPTQGCMNLAATVNVVLYDRMAKGLNTRSGPKFK
- a CDS encoding YgaP-like transmembrane domain — encoded protein: MHDFHATTDAPHPNVHGLERISSLAGGALMITKGLRHGGLLGMLQVAVGGLALARGLSGHCSTKAWWQRHRAEYLRLHRDIERGAAQLKALQASAEAATGTATVTGG
- a CDS encoding YcgN family cysteine cluster protein, with amino-acid sequence MIADTAPFWRRKTLEQLDAPEWESLCDGCGLCCLQKLEDEEDNSVYYTSIACKLLDLGTCACSDYPNRFQQVPDCIQLTPGKADQFKWLPPTCGYRLVSEGQDLPAWHHLVCGDRQQVHEQRISRSGRMLSEKDVDEDDWEDHLIFRAG
- a CDS encoding nitroreductase family protein → MSATPRIADYAINEQFINRWSPRAFSDEPISQQTLLSFLEAARWAPSAYNSQPWRFLYARRDTPSWTRYLDILNEFNRSWAQHASALVLILSKTTFAAPGSDEEKPALWHTFDTGSAWGHLALQASISGWHTHGMAGFDQDLARRELKIPEGYALHAMVAIGKLGDKATLAEALQAREMPSPRRPLSELAAEGDFSL
- a CDS encoding YajD family HNH nuclease, with amino-acid sequence MSSTSDATARLDRILADAKRDKEMGYRDKALKMYPHVCGRCTREFSGKRLSELTVHHRDHNHDNNPQDGSNWELLCLYCHDNEHARYTDQQYFSEGSLSTPKVAVATHNPFAGLAALMKKD